One Aegilops tauschii subsp. strangulata cultivar AL8/78 chromosome 7, Aet v6.0, whole genome shotgun sequence genomic window carries:
- the LOC109735856 gene encoding F-box only protein 12-like isoform X2 — protein MPDRKGDTQLEDLPEEIMDMILIRLPSKDVGRCRAVSTSWRSATSTPKFMLEHHRRQRSLPIIDGDYGPARLVVFRDAGAGASSQQLWPFLPGAKHRSGNRLQVASDGFIIIASNTRCQLRFYICNPTIQQHALLPQPQLGKDICNSIIGLYQHHPTREYRVLWVSQDLSEDSVNFSEDSENLAEDSENLSEALLYVLTVGSYEPRHVRVRIPTVSCPSVEQKLLSGLSYRYYSPPPLPAHHHGCLHWFTYDDSNITGGARDIIVFDTEAESFRWMNSPVSPARNLSQSLYDRRLFDMKGTLAFCGGSPSSTAIDVWVMQDYEAEIWVFKYRIDVSTVEASRQLYLTSFKRKRKTPLDLTVKQFNEMAVLNERELLIRFNNRIHVLRCDIDGKFLGIANIGKSQYQMLLTHQHLQESIIPIPSHEMREEDEEPSLFTRLV, from the coding sequence ATGCCGGACAGGAAAGGCGACACCCAGCTCGAGGACCTGCCCGAGGAGATCATGGACATGATACTCATCCGGCTGCCGTCCAAGGACGTCGGCCGTTGCCGTGCTGTCAGCACGTCGTGGCGCAGTGCCACCTCTACGCCTAAATTCATGCTCGAACACCACCGCCGCCAGCGGTCGCTCCCCATCATCGACGGGGATTATGGGCCTGCCAGACTTGTTGTCTTCCGTGATGCTGGTGCTGGTGCCTCCAGTCAACAGCTCTGGCCCTTCCTCCCGGGTGCCAAACACCGTTCTGGGAATAGGCTCCAAGTCGCCTCTGATGGCTTCATCATCATCGCCAGTAATACCCGGTGCCAATTACGATTCTACATCTGCAACCCGACCATCCAACAGCATGCTCTCCTACCACAGCCTCAGTTGGGGAAAGATATCTGCAACAGCATAATCGGCCTCTACCAGCATCATCCAACCAGAGAATATAGGGTGCTATGGGTCTCACAGGACTTGTCTGAAGACTCGGTAAACTTTTCTGAAGACTCGGAAAATTTGGCTGAAGACTCGGAAAACTTGTCTGAAGCCTTGCTGTACGTCCTCACAGTGGGATCCTATGAACCGAGGCACGTCAGAGTCAGAATACCAACAGTCTCGTGTCCTTCCGTGGAACAAAAGTTACTGAGTGGGCTGTCCTATCGGTATTATTCTCCACCTCCACTACCAGCCCACCATCATGGCTGCCTGCACTGGTTTACTTATGATGACAGCAACATTACGGGAGGTGCCAGAGACATTATTGTGTTCGACACAGAAGCCGAGTCTTTCCGGTGGATGAACAGTCCTGTTAGTCCTGCGCGGAATCTCTCCCAGTCGCTCTATGATAGAAGGTTGTTCGACATGAAGGGGACGCTTGCTTTCTGTGGCGGCTCGCCCAGTTCCACCGCTATAGATGTTTGGGTGATGCAGGACTATGAGGCTGAAATCTGGGTATTCAAGTACCGGATTGACGTGTCAACGGTGGAAGCATCACGACAACTTTATTTAACTTCTttcaaaaggaaaaggaaaaCACCGCTTGATTTAACAGTGAAACAGTTCAATGAGATGGCTGTGCTCAATGAGCGTGAGCTGCTGATCAGGTTCAATAATAGAATACATGTGTTGCGCTGCGACATTGATGGCAAGTTCTTAGGTATCGCGAACATCGGGAAGAGTCAATATCAAATGTTGCTTACTCACCAGCACCTCCAGGAGAGCATTATTCCAATTCCATCCCATGAGATGCGAGAAGAAGATGAGGAGCCTTCATTATTCACAAGGCTTGTCTGA
- the LOC109735856 gene encoding F-box only protein 12-like isoform X1: protein MRSIHFFAPSAVSTQISGDGTHSRGARSSTPPLEPPWLTGLRQRTMPDRKGDTQLEDLPEEIMDMILIRLPSKDVGRCRAVSTSWRSATSTPKFMLEHHRRQRSLPIIDGDYGPARLVVFRDAGAGASSQQLWPFLPGAKHRSGNRLQVASDGFIIIASNTRCQLRFYICNPTIQQHALLPQPQLGKDICNSIIGLYQHHPTREYRVLWVSQDLSEDSVNFSEDSENLAEDSENLSEALLYVLTVGSYEPRHVRVRIPTVSCPSVEQKLLSGLSYRYYSPPPLPAHHHGCLHWFTYDDSNITGGARDIIVFDTEAESFRWMNSPVSPARNLSQSLYDRRLFDMKGTLAFCGGSPSSTAIDVWVMQDYEAEIWVFKYRIDVSTVEASRQLYLTSFKRKRKTPLDLTVKQFNEMAVLNERELLIRFNNRIHVLRCDIDGKFLGIANIGKSQYQMLLTHQHLQESIIPIPSHEMREEDEEPSLFTRLV from the exons ATGCGTTCTATTCATTTTTTCGCTCCATCTGCAGTAAGTACTCAAATCAGCGGCGACGGAACACACTCGCGAGGCGCACGTAGCTCGACGCCGCCGCTGGAACCTCCGTGG TTGACTGGACTCAGACAGCGCACGATGCCGGACAGGAAAGGCGACACCCAGCTCGAGGACCTGCCCGAGGAGATCATGGACATGATACTCATCCGGCTGCCGTCCAAGGACGTCGGCCGTTGCCGTGCTGTCAGCACGTCGTGGCGCAGTGCCACCTCTACGCCTAAATTCATGCTCGAACACCACCGCCGCCAGCGGTCGCTCCCCATCATCGACGGGGATTATGGGCCTGCCAGACTTGTTGTCTTCCGTGATGCTGGTGCTGGTGCCTCCAGTCAACAGCTCTGGCCCTTCCTCCCGGGTGCCAAACACCGTTCTGGGAATAGGCTCCAAGTCGCCTCTGATGGCTTCATCATCATCGCCAGTAATACCCGGTGCCAATTACGATTCTACATCTGCAACCCGACCATCCAACAGCATGCTCTCCTACCACAGCCTCAGTTGGGGAAAGATATCTGCAACAGCATAATCGGCCTCTACCAGCATCATCCAACCAGAGAATATAGGGTGCTATGGGTCTCACAGGACTTGTCTGAAGACTCGGTAAACTTTTCTGAAGACTCGGAAAATTTGGCTGAAGACTCGGAAAACTTGTCTGAAGCCTTGCTGTACGTCCTCACAGTGGGATCCTATGAACCGAGGCACGTCAGAGTCAGAATACCAACAGTCTCGTGTCCTTCCGTGGAACAAAAGTTACTGAGTGGGCTGTCCTATCGGTATTATTCTCCACCTCCACTACCAGCCCACCATCATGGCTGCCTGCACTGGTTTACTTATGATGACAGCAACATTACGGGAGGTGCCAGAGACATTATTGTGTTCGACACAGAAGCCGAGTCTTTCCGGTGGATGAACAGTCCTGTTAGTCCTGCGCGGAATCTCTCCCAGTCGCTCTATGATAGAAGGTTGTTCGACATGAAGGGGACGCTTGCTTTCTGTGGCGGCTCGCCCAGTTCCACCGCTATAGATGTTTGGGTGATGCAGGACTATGAGGCTGAAATCTGGGTATTCAAGTACCGGATTGACGTGTCAACGGTGGAAGCATCACGACAACTTTATTTAACTTCTttcaaaaggaaaaggaaaaCACCGCTTGATTTAACAGTGAAACAGTTCAATGAGATGGCTGTGCTCAATGAGCGTGAGCTGCTGATCAGGTTCAATAATAGAATACATGTGTTGCGCTGCGACATTGATGGCAAGTTCTTAGGTATCGCGAACATCGGGAAGAGTCAATATCAAATGTTGCTTACTCACCAGCACCTCCAGGAGAGCATTATTCCAATTCCATCCCATGAGATGCGAGAAGAAGATGAGGAGCCTTCATTATTCACAAGGCTTGTCTGA